A window of the Phragmites australis chromosome 20, lpPhrAust1.1, whole genome shotgun sequence genome harbors these coding sequences:
- the LOC133901261 gene encoding 2-hydroxyisoflavanone dehydratase-like, protein MDSGSAEIVFDCAYFRLYKDGKAERAGIVHDTAPAGLDADTGVTSKEVVIDAATGVAARLFLPTIRTATTTKLPIVVFFHGGYFIVGSPWHPLFHRYVNSLVARARVVAVSVRYRLAPEHVLPAAYDDAWDALNWTVSGADPWLSEHGDLGRVFVAGVSAGANIAHNMAIAAGVKGLHAATPAPARIEGVILLHPSFASEQKMEEEAEEFWKANKKRWAAIFPGAMGGLDDPRINPTAAGAPSLAKLPGERLMVCTASEDPRAPRGRAYCESMRASGWRGEVELFESEGEEHGFFVPDHGSRAAVKLMDRVVAFLAGH, encoded by the coding sequence ATGGATTCCGGCAGCGCAGAGATCGTCTTCGACTGCGCATACTTCCGGCTGTACAAGGACGGCAAGGCCGAGCGTGCCGGCATTGTGCATGACACCGCGCCCGCCGGTCTTGACGCCGACACCGGCGTCACCTCCAAGGAAGTCGTCATCGACGCCGCCACCGGCGTCGCCGCGCGGCTCTTCCTACCGACCATCCGGACAGCCACAACGACGAAGCTCCCGATCGTCGTCTTCTTCCACGGCGGCTACTTCATCGTCGGCTCGCCCTGGCATCCCTTGTTCCACCGCTACGTCAACTCGCTGGTCGCCAGAGCTCGCGTCGTGGCTGTCTCTGTCCGCTACCGCTTGGCGCCCGAGCACGTGCTCCCGGCGGCCTACGACGACGCCTGGGACGCGCTCAACTGGACGGTGTCCGGCGCGGACCCGTGGTTGTCCGAACACGGCGACCTCGGGCGCGTTTTCGTGGCCGGCGTCAGCGCCGGCGCGAACATCGCCCACAACATGGCCATCGCCGCGGGTGTGAAAGGCTTGCATGCCGCGacaccggcgccggcgcgaaTAGAAGGTGTAATTCTACTCCACCCTTCATTTGCCAGTGAacagaagatggaagaagaggcAGAAGAGTTCTGGAAAGCTAACAAGAAGAGGTGGGCGGCCATCTTCCCCGGCGCGATGGGCGGGTTGGACGACCCGAGGATTAACCcgacggcggccggcgcgcCGAGCCTGGCGAAGCTGCCGGGCGAGAGGCTGATGGTGTGCACGGCGTCGGAGGACCCGAGGGCGCCGAGGGGACGAGCGTACTGTGAGTCCATGAGGGCCAGCGGGTGGCGCGGGGAGGTGGAGTTGTTCGAGTCGGAAGGCGAGGAGCACGGCTTCTTCGTCCCCGACCACGGCAGCCGGGCGGCGGTTAAGCTGATGGATCGAGTGGTTGCTTTTCTTGCTGGTCATTAA
- the LOC133901406 gene encoding probable carboxylesterase 3: protein MDSGSTEIVFECDSFRLHSDGHAERTGGMDRVPAGFDADTGVTSKDVIIDAATGVAGRLYLPAIEAAPSCESDNSATTMLPILVFFHDGYFVVGSRGCPSCHRYVNSIVASARVGAVSVDYRLAPEHSLPAAYDDSWAALNWAVSGTDPWLSSHGNLGRVFLAGVSAGANIAHNMAIAAGVSGLHAVEPPRVEGVILLHPNAQQDVETRSTRLWTELPVLALEGLVECGADKHMIRNHRHCIREQGLIGLSYGGYTEFVYRLWDV, encoded by the exons ATGGATTCCGGCAGCACAGAGATCGTTTTCGAGTGCGATAGCTTCCGGCTACACAGCGACGGCCACGCCGAGCGTACCGGCGGCATGGACAGGGTTCCCGCCGGCTTCGACGCGGACACCGGGGTCACCTCCAAAGACGTCATCATCGACGCTGCCACCGGCGTCGCCGGGCGGCTCTACCTGCCAGCCATCGAGGCGGCCCCGTCGTGCGAGTCCGACAACAGCGCCACGACGATGCTCCCGATCCTCGTCTTCTTCCACGACGGCTACTTCGTCGTCGGCTCACGTGGTTGTCCTAGCTGCCACCGCTACGTGAACTCTATAGTCGCCAGCGCCCGCGTCGGAGCTGTCTCCGTCGATTACCGCCTCGCGCCCGAGCACTCGCTTCCTGCTGCCTACGACGACTCATGGGCCGCGCTCAACTGGGCGGTTTCCGGCACGGACCCGTGGCTATCCAGCCACGGCAACCTCGGGCGCGTGTTCTTGGCCGGCGTCAGCGCCGGCGCGAACATCGCCCACAACATGGCCATCGCCGCGGGCGTGAGCGGCTTGCACGCCGTGGAACCACCACGCGTAGAAGGCGTGATCCTGCTCCACCCTAATGCGCAGCAGGATGTCGAAACACGCAGCACGCGCTTGTGGACCGAGTTACCAGTCTTGGCACTGGAGGGGCTTGTGGAGTGTGGAGCCGACAAGCACATGATTCGCAACCACCGCCATTGCATCAGAGAACAGGGTCTTATAGGTCTTTCGTACGGAGGTTATACAGAATTTGTTTAT AGATTGTGGGACGTGTGA
- the LOC133902434 gene encoding 2-hydroxyisoflavanone dehydratase-like translates to MDSGSAEIVFDCAYFRLYKDGKAERAGIAHETAPAGLDADTGVTSKDVVIDAATGVAARLFMPTMRTATTTKLPIVVFFHGGYFIVGSPWHPLFHRYVNSLVARARIVAVSVRYRLAPEHVLPAAYDDAWDALNWTVSGADPWLSEHGDLGRVFVAGVSAGANIAHNMAIAAGVKGLHAATPAPARIEGVILLHPSFASEQKMEEEAEEFWKANKKRWAAIFPDARGGLDDPRINPTAAGAPSLAKLPGERLMVCTASEDTRAPRGRAYCEAVRASGWRGEVEWFESEGEGHGFFVPDHGSREAVKLMDRVVAFLAGH, encoded by the coding sequence ATGGATTCCGGCAGCGCAGAGATCGTCTTCGACTGCGCATACTTCCGGCTGTACAAGGACGGCAAGGCCGAGCGTGCCGGCATCGCGCATGAGACCGCGCCCGCCGGTCTTGACGCTGACACCGGCGTCACCTCCAAGGACGTCGTCATCGACGCCGCCACCGGCGTCGCCGCGCGGCTCTTCATGCCGACCATGCGGACAGCCACGACGACGAAGCTCCCGATCGTCGTCTTCTTCCACGGCGGCTACTTCATCGTCGGCTCGCCCTGGCATCCCTTGTTCCACCGCTACGTCAACTCGCTGGTCGCCAGAGCTCGCATCGTGGCTGTCTCTGTCCGCTACCGCTTGGCGCCCGAGCACGTGCTCCCGGCGGCCTACGACGACGCCTGGGACGCGCTCAACTGGACGGTGTCCGGCGCGGACCCGTGGTTGTCCGAACACGGCGACCTCGGGCGCGTCTTCGTGGCCGGCGTCAGCGCCGGCGCGAACATCGCCCACAACATGGCCATCGCCGCGGGTGTGAAAGGCTTGCATGCCGCGacaccggcgccggcgcgaaTAGAAGGTGTAATCCTACTCCACCCTTCATTTGCCAGTGAacagaagatggaagaagaagcagaagagtTCTGGAAAGCTAACAAGAAGAGGTGGGCGGCCATCTTCCCCGACGCGAGGGGCGGGTTGGACGACCCGAGGATTAACCcgacggcggccggcgcgcCGAGCCTGGCGAAGCTGCCGGGCGAGAGGCTGATGGTGTGCACGGCGTCGGAGGACACGAGGGCGCCGAGGGGACGAGCGTACTGCGAGGCCGTGAGGGCCAGCGGGTGGCGCGGGGAGGTGGAGTGGTTCGAGTCGGAAGGCGAGGGGCACGGCTTCTTCGTCCCCGACCACGGCAGCCGGGAGGCGGTTAAGCTGATGGATCGAGTTGTTGCTTTTCTTGCTGGCCATTAA